Sequence from the Miscanthus floridulus cultivar M001 chromosome 16, ASM1932011v1, whole genome shotgun sequence genome:
CACTACTAGAGATAGATGCAATAGTTGTTTTTCTTTGTGCACAGAAAACAAATACAAGGACAACAGATCTTTAGACACTACTAGAGATAGATGCAATATTTTTTTGTTACAGATATATTCCAAATGGCAGATGAATTCGTCTCGGTTAAGCAAACAGGGGAATGTGATTAAGAAACAGATCATCTATAACCAAAAGGAACCATATATACAAGCAAAGCCAATAATGTCGCCCTAGTTCATCGGAACAGCATGTCGGCGTGCGGGTAGAGCTCCCTGTACGCCTGCTTGATGGTGTTCTCGGCGACGCCGGTGGCCGCGGACACGTCCCGGATGGACCTCCCGGCGCCGGGCCGGCGCTCCATGGCCATGTAGatgatggcggcggcggtggagtccgGGTTGCGGCGCACGTCGAGCTGGTCCTGCATCCTCCGCGCGGCCTCCTGCACGGCGCGCACCTCGTCCTCCCCCATTCCCAGCAGCGAGCCGAAGCGCTCCACGTAGTCCGCCGCGCGCACGACGCCGATGTCCATCATGGCCTCCCCGCCGGCCTCGTCCCCGAGGCGCTTCCGGATGAGCACGATGAGCTTGCCGATGTCCTTCCTCGCCGCGGGCCCGTcgcgcgtcgccgccgccagCTCCTTGAACGTCCGGGGCGCGCCCGCGCGGCGGCACGCCACGTAGAGGCACGCCGCGTACAGCGCGTCGCCGCTCCGCCCGGCGCCCTTGGTGTAGTAGTGGTGCGCCTTGCCCTTGCGCTCCTCCATCCTCAGGAACACCTCCACCGCGCGGTCCCGCGGGCCCGCCGCGATCCCGAGCCGCGCCGCCATGTCGGCGATGGCGCGGTACGCCTCGGACATGCCCTTCTCGCCGCCGCGGGGCTGCACGCGCTCGtgcacggccgccgccgccgccgccgccgtcgcgggaTCCTCCTCCAGATGACCCGGCGG
This genomic interval carries:
- the LOC136514498 gene encoding transcription initiation factor IIB-2-like codes for the protein MRRRRHKTRPASATAHKATKHETRLPPIETASLGSKRRRRLTSAPFANACMDCYSAPIDTHNAAAEEAALPRRMPSAPEASSSGLGLQRMRGYVTLSLRTPDQQPAAVSLSLSLNTTPPPGHLEEDPATAAAAAAAVHERVQPRGGEKGMSEAYRAIADMAARLGIAAGPRDRAVEVFLRMEERKGKAHHYYTKGAGRSGDALYAACLYVACRRAGAPRTFKELAAATRDGPAARKDIGKLIVLIRKRLGDEAGGEAMMDIGVVRAADYVERFGSLLGMGEDEVRAVQEAARRMQDQLDVRRNPDSTAAAIIYMAMERRPGAGRSIRDVSAATGVAENTIKQAYRELYPHADMLFR